One genomic segment of Pempheris klunzingeri isolate RE-2024b chromosome 21, fPemKlu1.hap1, whole genome shotgun sequence includes these proteins:
- the LOC139220868 gene encoding carbonic anhydrase 1, giving the protein MSHSWGYAADNGPDKWADNFPIANGPRQSPIDIVPGEASYDGGLKPLNLKYDPSTCLEILNNGHSFQVTFVDDTDSSSLADGPISGIYRLKQFHFHWGASDDRGSEHTVAGTKYPAELHLVHWNTKYPSFGEAANQPDGLAVVGVFLQVGDANASLQKILDAFDSIKSKGKQTVFAGFDPATLLPGCLDYWTYDGSLTTPPLLESVTWIVCKEPISVSCEQMAKFRSLLFSAEGEAECCMVDNYRPPQPLKGRPVRASFQ; this is encoded by the exons ATGTCTCACTCTTGGGGATACGCAGCAGACAACG GACCCGACAAATGGGCTGATAACTTCCCAATTGCCAATGGACCCCGCCAGTCTCCCATTGACATCGTACCTGGTGAAGCATCTTACGACGGGGGGCTGAAGCCGCTCAACCTGAAGTACGACCCCTCCACCTGCCTTGAGATTCTCAACAACGGACATTCCTTCCAAGTGACCTTCGTAGACGACACCGACAGCTCAA gTCTGGCGGATGGGCCCATCTCAGGGATCTACAGGCTCAAGCAGTTTCATTTCCACTGGGGAGCTTCTGATGACAGGGGCTCTGAGCACACCGTTGCTGGGACCAAGTATCCTGCTGAG CTCCATCTGGTGCACTGGAACACCAAATACCCAAGCTTTGGTGAGGCTGCCAACCAGCCTGATGGGCTCGCTGTTGTTGGAGTTTTCCTGCAG GTTGGTGATGCAAATGCCAGTCTCCAGAAGATTCTTGACGCCTTTGACAGCATCAAGTCCAAA GGCAAGCAGACCGTTTTCGCTGGCTTCGACCCTGCCACCTTGCTGCCCGGTTGCCTAGACTACTGGACATACGACGGCTCTCTGACCACACCCCCTCTGCTGGAGAGCGTTACCTGGATTGTCTGCAAAGAGCCAATCAGCGTGAGCTGCGAGCAG ATGGCCAAATTCCGCAGCCTGCTCTTCTCCGCTGAGGGTGAGGCCGAGTGCTGCATGGTGGACAACTACCGCCCTCCCCAGCCGCTCAAGGGTCGCCCTGTCCGTGCTTCCTTCCAGTAA
- the LOC139221285 gene encoding ribosomal biogenesis factor-like: protein MGKNKQKGTKQKNVFQVANKHLKHKNKAKPVTTTLKHINAVKNEKVENLNQIFTEVQRDVKSISKSVAPEPKKQTQVVREPPKESVNVDNAAQLFSQL from the exons ATGGGaaagaataaacaaaaaggaacaaaacagaagaatgtCTTTCAAGTGGCAAACAAGCACTTGAAGCACAAGAATAAAGCAAAACCTGTCACAACGACACTGAAACAC ATCAATGCTGTGAAAAATGAGAAGGTGGAGAACCTCAATCAAATCTTCACAGAAGTCCAGAGGGATGTTAAGAGCATTTCAAAGTCTGTTGCTCCTGAgccaaagaaacaaacacag gttgttAGAGAGCCACCAAAAGAATCTGTAAATGTCGATAATGCCGCTCAGCTCTTCTCTCAGCTATAG